In the genome of Actinomadura graeca, one region contains:
- a CDS encoding FBP domain-containing protein → MRAITEREIRRSFVNCSKGEAGRLGVPRDLQERPWDDLDFLGWRDPGAPVRAYLVAERDGGLLGIALRAVTGSARGFTARSMCSLCLTTHAGGGVSLMTARRTGEAGRQGNTVGQYFCTDLACSLFLRGKKQASPGLDETLSLEEKVARARLNLAAFIARVTT, encoded by the coding sequence ATGAGGGCAATCACCGAGAGGGAGATACGCCGGTCGTTCGTCAACTGCTCCAAGGGCGAGGCCGGGCGCCTGGGCGTCCCCCGGGACCTGCAGGAACGGCCCTGGGACGACCTCGACTTCCTCGGCTGGAGGGATCCCGGCGCCCCGGTCCGCGCGTACCTGGTCGCCGAACGCGACGGCGGCCTCCTCGGCATCGCGTTGCGGGCGGTCACCGGCTCGGCGCGCGGCTTCACCGCGCGCAGCATGTGCTCGCTGTGCCTGACGACGCACGCCGGGGGCGGGGTGTCGCTGATGACCGCGCGCCGCACCGGTGAGGCCGGGCGCCAGGGCAACACGGTCGGGCAGTACTTCTGCACCGATCTCGCGTGCTCCCTCTTCCTGCGAGGGAAGAAGCAGGCGTCCCCGGGCCTCGACGAGACGCTGTCGCTGGAGGAGAAGGTCGCCCGCGCCCGTCTCAACCTGGCCGCGTTCATCGCCAGGGTGACGACCTGA
- a CDS encoding alpha/beta hydrolase, whose translation MTLSDDTVKPAPPDVLWRAMPPTRMLDCGVLHADVLALRRATDAGVPWDDAAEGLADARLATADAARAAGHVVTAAESYRAAAADLLFAQMAHNFDTPRKIGLYTRFTGAIAAAGVLGTPAWERVELPFAGGRLFGWLVRPAVPAAGTVIVFGGQSGWGAAYRRQADALAARGLAALLAEGPGQGETRWTGGILIDADVRAAYSTFVSHVRGRPELGPVVGLWGNSLGGLYAATTAASDPRVSAVCVNGAPARPRLLDFRAFTEQAAAMLGTTDPGALRRNFDRIALAPGDRIACPLLVLHGGRDPIVALGDQQPFLDAAAGDAVLRTWDDGEHTIYNHADERTAFVADWFADRFARTPPKE comes from the coding sequence ATGACACTCTCCGACGACACCGTGAAGCCCGCGCCGCCGGACGTGTTGTGGCGGGCCATGCCGCCGACGCGGATGCTCGACTGCGGCGTGCTGCACGCCGACGTGCTCGCCCTGCGCCGGGCGACGGACGCGGGGGTCCCCTGGGACGACGCCGCGGAGGGCCTCGCGGACGCGCGGCTGGCGACCGCGGACGCGGCGCGGGCGGCCGGCCACGTCGTCACCGCCGCCGAGTCCTACCGGGCGGCCGCCGCCGACCTGCTGTTCGCGCAGATGGCCCACAACTTCGACACGCCACGCAAGATCGGGCTGTACACGCGGTTCACCGGCGCGATCGCCGCCGCGGGCGTCCTCGGCACCCCGGCGTGGGAACGGGTGGAGCTGCCGTTCGCCGGCGGGCGCCTGTTCGGATGGCTCGTCCGGCCCGCCGTCCCGGCGGCGGGCACGGTGATCGTGTTCGGCGGGCAGAGCGGATGGGGCGCGGCCTACCGGCGCCAGGCGGACGCGCTGGCGGCGCGCGGGCTGGCGGCGCTGCTCGCGGAGGGCCCGGGCCAGGGCGAGACCCGGTGGACCGGCGGGATCCTCATCGACGCCGATGTCCGCGCCGCGTACAGCACGTTCGTGAGCCACGTCCGCGGCCGTCCGGAACTCGGCCCGGTTGTGGGCCTGTGGGGCAACAGCCTCGGCGGGCTCTACGCCGCCACCACCGCCGCGTCCGACCCCCGGGTGTCGGCGGTGTGCGTCAACGGAGCGCCCGCGCGTCCCCGGCTGCTGGACTTCCGCGCCTTCACCGAGCAGGCGGCCGCGATGCTCGGCACCACCGACCCCGGCGCGCTCCGGCGCAACTTCGACCGGATCGCGCTCGCCCCCGGCGACCGGATCGCGTGCCCGCTGCTGGTGCTGCACGGCGGGCGGGATCCGATCGTCGCCCTCGGCGACCAGCAGCCCTTCCTGGACGCGGCCGCCGGCGACGCCGTGCTCCGCACCTGGGACGACGGCGAGCACACCATCTACAACCACGCCGACGAGCGCACCGCCTTCGTCGCGGACTGGTTCGCCGACCGCTTCGCCCGGACCCCTCCCAAGGAGTGA
- a CDS encoding dioxygenase → MDFTESTALDAVLDSFEDAADPRVREILRAVAGHLHALVRDVRPTLREWEQAIGFLTAVGQKCDDTRQEFVLLSDVLGISMLVETMNADPAGTESTVLGPFHMVQSPARELGDSIDLLGTGTPCVVSGTVTATTGEPIAGAEVDVWQCDEHGFYDVQRPGVQPPGNGRGLFRTDERGRFWFRTVVPSHYPIPTDGPVGRLLAAAGRHPYRPAHVHLIAGASGYRPVTTHIFVASGPYLDSDAVFAVRRNLIVDFDGSDDADEAARLGVTVPFRHARFDLRLADAAATP, encoded by the coding sequence GTGGACTTCACTGAGAGCACGGCCCTCGACGCCGTCCTGGACAGCTTCGAGGACGCCGCCGACCCCCGCGTCAGGGAGATCCTGCGCGCGGTCGCGGGCCATCTGCACGCGCTGGTCCGGGACGTGCGGCCGACACTGCGCGAGTGGGAGCAGGCGATCGGGTTCCTCACCGCGGTCGGGCAGAAGTGCGACGACACCCGGCAGGAGTTCGTCCTGCTGTCGGACGTGCTGGGGATCTCGATGCTCGTCGAGACCATGAACGCCGACCCGGCGGGGACCGAGAGCACCGTGCTGGGCCCGTTCCACATGGTGCAGTCCCCCGCGCGTGAGCTCGGGGACTCCATCGACCTGCTCGGCACCGGCACCCCGTGCGTGGTGTCCGGCACGGTCACCGCCACCACCGGCGAGCCGATCGCCGGAGCCGAGGTCGACGTGTGGCAGTGCGACGAGCACGGCTTCTACGACGTGCAGCGGCCCGGCGTCCAGCCGCCCGGCAACGGCCGCGGCCTGTTCCGCACCGATGAGCGGGGCCGTTTCTGGTTCCGCACGGTGGTGCCCAGCCACTACCCCATCCCGACCGACGGCCCGGTCGGGCGGCTGCTCGCCGCGGCGGGACGTCACCCGTACCGGCCCGCGCATGTGCACCTCATCGCCGGCGCGAGCGGATACCGGCCGGTGACCACGCACATCTTCGTGGCCAGCGGCCCCTACCTCGACAGCGACGCCGTCTTCGCGGTCAGGAGGAACCTGATCGTGGACTTCGACGGTTCCGACGACGCCGACGAGGCGGCCCGTCTGGGCGTCACGGTGCCGTTCCGTCACGCGCGCTTCGACCTGCGCCTCGCCGACGCGGCGGCGACCCCGTGA
- a CDS encoding carboxymuconolactone decarboxylase family protein: MEPRIDLPANGLGAKIGKRIYNVGVAIRQSPLPQPTQELVMLRASQINGCGHCVDFHAKEAAAAGETAVRLALVAAWRESTVFTEAERAALALAEEGTRLADAHTGVSDRTWDEVRRHYDDDQTVALVSLVALVNAANRLGVIVRNPGGSYEPGMFAGMAG, encoded by the coding sequence ATGGAACCTCGGATCGATCTGCCGGCCAACGGGCTCGGCGCCAAGATCGGCAAGCGGATCTACAACGTCGGCGTGGCGATCCGGCAGTCGCCGCTGCCTCAGCCCACGCAGGAGCTGGTGATGCTGCGCGCCAGCCAGATCAACGGCTGCGGCCACTGCGTCGACTTCCACGCCAAGGAGGCGGCGGCCGCCGGTGAGACCGCGGTCCGGCTCGCCCTGGTCGCCGCCTGGCGGGAGTCCACCGTGTTCACCGAGGCCGAGCGGGCCGCGCTGGCGCTCGCCGAGGAGGGGACCCGCCTGGCCGACGCGCACACCGGTGTGTCCGACCGGACCTGGGACGAGGTGCGCCGCCACTACGACGACGACCAGACGGTCGCGCTGGTCTCCCTGGTCGCCTTGGTGAACGCGGCCAACCGGCTCGGGGTGATCGTGCGGAACCCGGGTGGCTCCTACGAGCCGGGCATGTTCGCCGGCATGGCGGGCTGA
- a CDS encoding helix-turn-helix domain-containing protein, whose translation MGALERFSILRSADLDEFRACVSRYLTPHRSVPAGRGGDAIRTDVSMADLGPLSLVYGWHRNCELDVQLTEEVDYYDVNLALGGVNRIRYAADEVLVDRSTAAIISPRMRAQMRLSADYRQLHVRIERYALERRLEELLDRPVPAPIRFRPRMDLRGPAAASWFRVVRLLVRDLDQPTGLTAHPVATGPWAGMLMTGLLLAQPHNYSERLADRGVGEHRPAPLRRAIGYIEAHPEEELPVDRLAGVAGVTARSLQRYFREYVGVSPREYVQQTRLARAHDELRSVRPGSGVTVADVAFRWGFTHLPRFAAAYHERYGRLPSATLRAGS comes from the coding sequence ATGGGTGCCCTTGAGCGCTTCTCGATCCTGCGTTCCGCCGATCTCGACGAGTTCCGCGCGTGCGTGTCGCGGTATCTCACGCCGCACCGCTCGGTTCCCGCGGGCCGTGGCGGTGACGCGATCCGCACCGACGTGTCCATGGCGGATCTCGGGCCGCTCTCCCTGGTCTATGGGTGGCACCGCAACTGCGAGCTGGACGTCCAGCTGACCGAGGAGGTCGACTACTACGACGTCAACCTCGCGCTCGGCGGCGTCAACCGCATCCGGTACGCCGCGGACGAGGTCCTCGTCGACCGCTCGACGGCGGCGATCATCTCGCCGCGCATGCGCGCGCAGATGCGGCTGAGCGCCGACTACCGGCAGCTGCACGTCCGGATCGAGCGGTATGCCCTGGAGCGTCGGCTGGAGGAGCTGCTCGACCGCCCGGTGCCGGCGCCGATCCGGTTCCGGCCGAGGATGGACTTGCGTGGGCCCGCGGCGGCCTCGTGGTTCCGGGTGGTCCGGCTGCTGGTCCGCGACCTCGACCAGCCCACCGGGCTCACCGCGCATCCGGTGGCCACCGGCCCGTGGGCGGGCATGCTGATGACCGGCCTGCTGCTGGCGCAGCCCCACAACTATTCCGAGCGGCTCGCCGACCGGGGCGTCGGCGAGCACCGGCCCGCGCCGCTGCGCCGGGCGATCGGGTACATCGAGGCGCACCCGGAGGAGGAGCTGCCGGTCGACCGGCTGGCCGGGGTGGCCGGTGTGACGGCCCGGTCCCTGCAGCGGTACTTCCGCGAGTACGTCGGTGTCTCACCCCGCGAGTACGTCCAGCAGACGAGGCTGGCGCGGGCCCACGACGAGCTGCGGTCGGTGCGGCCGGGCTCCGGCGTCACCGTCGCGGACGTGGCGTTCCGGTGGGGGTTCACGCATCTGCCGCGTTTCGCGGCCGCGTATCACGAGCGCTACGGCCGGCTGCCGTCGGCGACCCTGCGCGCCGGGTCGTGA
- a CDS encoding bifunctional 3-(3-hydroxy-phenyl)propionate/3-hydroxycinnamic acid hydroxylase, whose translation MDVDCDVAIVGYGPTGLVLASALGKAGHRVIVFERWPGLYGLPRLTHIDGETARIIQAVGDIDHALRDAAPIPDYRYLNGAGELLVTLDWSGDSCGYASHISMYQPDIEEAIDMRVRATGNVEVNQGWAVVNVRQDDGGVAVTARPWTQSRTGQWSHGGEERTVTARYLVGADGANSFVRAALGIGSIDHGVDDRWLNIDTERLRPLPRRFDRLTQYCDPARGHMHMPIGRSRQRFELAVLPGEDQEVFETPEYAWAWLRERHGLGPEDVRILRQVVYVFQGRIATSWREGRTFLAGDAAHTTPPYMGQGACSGMRDGITLAWKLDLVLRGLAGEALLDTYETERRPHATAITEISIALGRVANTHDPVAAAARDEAFRTGDVPPPPPFPTLAGGVVHTRADGSPAPPAGTLAPQGVVGRGAVRGRCDDVIGGGFSLISRADVRRVLTADQLAFLDALGVRRACLADVSPDHVTDIDGTYSAFLDRHGADAFIGRPDFHLYWAGGLGDLPAAVDGLRSRLSWAADPAPAEAGA comes from the coding sequence ATGGATGTCGACTGTGATGTGGCGATCGTGGGCTACGGACCGACCGGGCTGGTGCTGGCGTCGGCCCTGGGCAAGGCGGGTCACCGTGTGATCGTGTTCGAGCGCTGGCCGGGACTGTACGGTCTTCCGCGGCTGACGCACATCGACGGCGAGACCGCCCGGATCATCCAGGCGGTCGGCGACATCGACCACGCGCTGCGCGACGCCGCGCCGATCCCCGACTACCGCTACCTCAACGGTGCCGGTGAGCTGCTGGTCACGCTGGACTGGAGCGGCGATTCCTGCGGTTACGCGAGCCACATCTCGATGTACCAGCCCGACATCGAGGAAGCCATCGACATGCGGGTGCGGGCCACCGGGAACGTCGAGGTCAACCAGGGCTGGGCCGTGGTCAACGTGCGCCAGGACGATGGCGGTGTCGCGGTGACCGCGCGCCCGTGGACCCAGTCGCGCACCGGGCAGTGGTCGCACGGCGGTGAGGAGCGCACCGTCACGGCGCGGTACCTGGTCGGGGCGGACGGGGCGAACAGCTTCGTGCGCGCCGCCCTGGGCATCGGGTCCATCGACCACGGTGTCGACGACCGGTGGCTGAACATCGACACCGAGCGGCTGCGTCCCCTTCCGCGGCGGTTCGACCGGCTCACCCAGTACTGCGATCCGGCCCGCGGTCACATGCACATGCCGATCGGGCGCAGCCGCCAGCGGTTCGAGCTGGCCGTGCTGCCCGGCGAGGACCAGGAGGTGTTCGAGACGCCGGAGTACGCCTGGGCCTGGCTGCGGGAGCGGCACGGGCTCGGGCCCGAGGACGTGAGGATCCTCCGTCAGGTGGTCTACGTCTTCCAGGGCCGCATCGCCACGTCCTGGCGGGAGGGCCGGACGTTCCTGGCCGGTGACGCCGCGCACACGACCCCGCCGTACATGGGGCAGGGCGCGTGCTCGGGCATGCGCGACGGGATCACCCTGGCGTGGAAGCTGGACCTGGTGCTGCGCGGCCTCGCGGGCGAGGCGCTGCTGGACACCTATGAGACCGAGCGGCGGCCGCACGCCACCGCCATCACCGAGATCTCCATCGCCCTGGGCAGGGTCGCCAACACCCACGACCCCGTGGCGGCCGCGGCCAGGGACGAGGCGTTCCGCACCGGCGACGTCCCGCCGCCGCCGCCGTTCCCGACCCTCGCCGGCGGTGTCGTCCACACCCGCGCCGACGGCTCCCCGGCCCCGCCCGCCGGGACGCTGGCGCCGCAGGGCGTGGTGGGCAGGGGCGCAGTGCGGGGGCGGTGCGACGACGTCATCGGCGGCGGGTTCAGCCTGATCAGCCGCGCGGACGTCCGCCGCGTCCTCACCGCCGACCAGCTGGCTTTCCTGGACGCCCTCGGCGTCCGCAGGGCGTGTCTCGCGGACGTCTCACCGGACCACGTGACGGACATCGACGGCACCTACTCGGCCTTCCTCGACCGGCACGGGGCGGACGCGTTCATCGGGAGACCCGACTTCCACCTGTACTGGGCGGGAGGGCTGGGCGACCTCCCGGCGGCCGTGGACGGGCTGCGCTCGCGGCTGTCGTGGGCGGCCGACCCGGCTCCGGCGGAGGCGGGGGCATGA
- a CDS encoding TetR/AcrR family transcriptional regulator: protein MARAGITADRIARTAAELADEIGFDGLTVSAVARRLGVKDPSLYAHIENARELKVRVALLALEEMADRAADALAGRAGRDALVAFADTYRAYAREHPGRYAAARYELDPETAAAGAGPRHAEMTRAILRGYDLPEPDQTDAVRLLGSVFHGFVSLEMAGAFRHTPRETGASWTWALDTIDSALRSRQAQEPPAATPDP, encoded by the coding sequence GTGGCACGTGCCGGGATCACCGCGGACCGCATCGCCCGGACCGCGGCGGAACTCGCCGACGAGATCGGCTTCGACGGCCTCACCGTCTCGGCGGTCGCGCGCCGGCTCGGCGTCAAGGACCCGAGCCTGTACGCGCACATCGAGAACGCGCGGGAGCTGAAGGTGCGGGTGGCGCTGCTGGCGCTGGAGGAGATGGCCGACAGGGCGGCGGACGCCCTGGCCGGGCGCGCGGGCAGGGACGCGCTGGTGGCCTTCGCCGACACCTACCGCGCCTACGCCCGGGAGCACCCCGGCCGGTACGCGGCGGCCAGGTACGAGCTCGACCCGGAGACCGCGGCCGCCGGCGCGGGGCCCAGGCACGCGGAGATGACGCGCGCGATCCTGCGCGGCTACGACCTTCCAGAGCCCGACCAGACCGACGCGGTGCGCCTCCTGGGCAGTGTGTTCCACGGGTTCGTGAGCCTGGAGATGGCGGGCGCGTTCCGTCACACCCCCCGAGAGACCGGAGCCTCCTGGACCTGGGCGCTGGACACGATCGACTCCGCCCTCAGAAGCCGTCAGGCCCAGGAGCCGCCCGCCGCGACGCCGGACCCCTGA